A single region of the Raphanus sativus cultivar WK10039 chromosome 1, ASM80110v3, whole genome shotgun sequence genome encodes:
- the LOC108837228 gene encoding aldehyde dehydrogenase family 2 member B7, mitochondrial, with protein sequence MASRRLSSLLSRSFMSSSPSLFALRGKEPLMMNRGAHRYSNHAEDTITPPVKVEHTQLLINGKFVDAASGKTFPTLDPRSGEVIAQVAEGDVEDVNRAVSAARKAFDEGPWPRMTAYERSKILLRFADLVDKHNDEIAALETWDNGKPFEQSAKVEVPMLARVFRYYAGWADKIHGMTVPGDGSHHVQTLHEPIGVAGQIIPWNFPLLMLSWKLGPALACGNTVVLKTAEQTPLSALLVGRLLYEAGLPEGVVNIVSGFGPTAGSAIASHMDIDKVAFTGSTGVGKIILELASKSNLKAVTLELGGKSPFIVCEDADVDQAVELAHFALFFNQGQCCCAGSRTFVHERVYDEFVEKAKARAIKRAVGDPFKSGIEQGPQVDSEQFKKILKFIKHGVENGATLQAGGDRFGSKGYYIQPTVFSDVKDDMLIATDEIFGPVQTILKFKNLDEVIARANNSRYGLAAGVFTQNLDTANRLMRALRVGSVWINCFDVFDATIPFGGYKMSGIGREKGIYSLNNYLQVKAVVTAIKNPAWL encoded by the exons ATGGCGTCAAGAAGATTATCTTCACTGCTCTCTCGTTCCTTCATGTCCTCCTCGCCTTCTCTTTTCGCTCTCAGAG GCAAGGAACCTCTCATGATGAACAGAGGAGCTCACAGATACAGCAACCACGCTGAAGACACGATCACTCCGCCGGTGAAAGTGGAGCACACACAGCTCTTAATCAACGGAAAGTTCGTTGATGCCGCCTCAG GAAAGACGTTCCCCACTTTGGATCCAAGAAGTGGAGAAGTCATCGCTCAGGTTGCTGAAGGTGATGTGGAAGACGTGAACCGTGCGGTTTCAGCTGCACGCAAGGCCTTTGATGAGGGTCCATGGCCTAGAATGACTGCTTAT GAGAGATCAAAGATACTACTTCGTTTCGCTGACTTGGTCGACAAACACAACGACGAGATCGCTGCTCTTGAGACTTGGGACAATGGGAAGCCTTTTGAACAGTCTGCCAAGGTTGAAGTTCCTATGCTTGCTAGGGTGTTTCGTTACTATGCTG GTTGGGCAGACAAGATCCATGGTATGACGGTTCCAGGAGATGGCTCACACCATGTTCAGACACTCCATGAGCCTATTGGAGTCGCTGGACAGATCATCCCATGGAACTTCCCTCTTCTCATGCTTTCTTGGAAGCTTGGACCAGCTTTGGCTTGTGGTAACACTGTTGTTCTCAAGACGGCTGAGCAAACTCCTCTCTCTGCTCTTCTTGTTGGAAGATTACTTTACGAG GCTGGACTTCCCGAGGGAGTTGTCAATATAGTTTCTGGATTTGGTCCTACAGCTGGTTCAGCCATAGCTAGTCACATGGACATTGACAAG GTTGCTTTCACCGGTTCTACTGGTGTTGGAAAAATTATTCTTGAGTTGGCTTCAAAAAGCAACCTTAAGGCAGTGACTCTTGAGCTTGGAGGCAAGTCACCATTCATTGTATGTGAGGATGCTGATGTGGATCAGGCAGTTGAGCTTGCTCATTTCGCTTTGTTCTTTAACCAG GGACAATGCTGCTGTGCTGGCTCCCGAACATTTGTGCATGAACGAGTGTATGATGAGTTTGTAGAGAAAGCTAAAGCTCGCGCAATCAAACGCGCTGTTGGCGATCCCTTCAAGTCTGGCATTGAGCAGGGTCCCCAG GTGGACTCAGAGCAGTTCAAGAAAATCTTGAAGTTCATTAAACATGGAGTTGAGAATGGAGCCACCTTACAAGCTGGAGGTGACCGGTTTGGTTCCAAGGGCTACTACATTCAACCCACTGTCTTCTCAGACGTCAAA GACGACATGCTCATAGCAACGGACGAGATCTTCGGACCTGTTCAAACCATCCTGAAATTCAA GAATCTGGATGAGGTGATTGCAAGGGCTAACAACTCTAGGTACGGTTTAGCTGCAGGAGTGTTCACTCAGAATCTGGACACAGCGAATCGGCTGATGAGAGCGCTCAGGGTAGGTAGCGTTTGGATTAACTGTTTTGATGTGTTTGATGCCACAATTCCATTTGGAGGGTACAAGATGAGCGGCATTGGAAGAGAGAAAGGTATCTACAGTCTCAACAATTACTTGCAAGTCAAGGCTGTTGTTACTGCCATCAAGAACCCCGCTTGGctctaa
- the LOC108809148 gene encoding spermidine synthase 1, which translates to MDAKEASATDLKRPREEEDNAAASMETENGDQTKEPACFSSVIPGWFSEMSPMWPGEAHSLKVEKVLFQGKSDYQDVIVFQSATYGKVLVLDGVIQLTERDECAYQEMITHLPLCSIPNPKKVLVIGGGDGGVLREVARHASVEHIDMCEIDKMVVDVSKQFFPNVAIGFEDPRVNLVIGDGVAFLKNAAEGSYDAVIVDSSDPIGPAKELFEKPFFQSVARALRPGGVVCTQAESLWLHMDIIEDIVSNCREIFKGSVNYAWTSVPTYPSGVIGFMLCSTEGPDVDFKNPVNPIDDSSSKSKGPLKFYNAEIHSAAFCLPSFAKKVIESKAN; encoded by the exons atgGATGCCAAAGAAGCCTCCGCCACCGATCTGAAGCGTCCGAGAGAAGAGGAGGATAACGCTGCCGCCTCCATGGAGACAGAGAACGGAGATCAGACAAAGGAGCCTGCTTGTTTCTCCTCCGTGATTCCTGGCTGGTTCTCCGAGATGAGTCCCATGTGGCCAG GAGAGGCACACTCTTTGAAGGTTGAGAAGGTTTTGTTTCAAGGGAAATCAGATTATCAGGATGTCATTGTTTTCCAG TCTGCGACATATGGAAAAGTGTTGGTTTTGGATGGAGTCATCCAACTCACGGAGAGAGACGAGTGCGCTTATCAGGAGATGATCACTCATCTTCCTTTGTGCTCTATCCCTAACCCAAAGAAG GTCTTGGTCATTGGAGGAGGAGATGGAGGTGTCCTGCGGGAGGTTGCACGCCATGCTTCTGTTGAGCATATTGATATGTGTGAGATTGATAAAATGGTGGTCGAT GTATCTAAGCAGTTTTTCCCTAATGTAGCAATTGGATTCGAGGATCCTCGCGTTAACCTCGTCATTGGCGATG GTGTTGCTTTCTTGAAGAATGCTGCTGAAGGATCATATGATGCAGTTATTGTTGACTCATCAGATCCAATTG GTCCTGCAAAGGAGCTGTTTGAGAAACCCTTCTTCCAATCTGTGGCGAGAGCTCTTAGACCTGGTGGAGTTGTGTGCACTCAGGCTGAAAGCTTGTGGCTTCACATGGACATCATCGAAGACATTGTTTCCAATTGCCGTGAGATCTTCAAGGGCTCTGTGAACTACGCGTGGACCAGTGTTCCAACATACCCGAG TGGGGTGATCGGATTCATGCTCTGTTCAACTGAAGGGCCTGACGTTGACTTCAAGAACCCTGTGAACCCGATTGATGACAGCTCCAGCAAATCAAAGGGACCCTTAAAGTTTTACAACGCTGAg ATTCATTCAGCTGCGTTCTGCTTGCCTTCTTTCGCCAAGAAGGTAATAGAGTCAAAAGCCAATTGA
- the LOC108809132 gene encoding uncharacterized protein LOC108809132 isoform X2: MNEKLSVMELLKRAAKLLLFSNISLPFFLFLCSLPLFCFLIFFELSLQTTVSLTYQFLSQELELGGYFYLQDHKDLSENDLVPWLIQTSLLYFFPYALLDLLTTTVIVAASSVSYTSEDEEPLGLLCLVQRSTKICRKRLLGVLFHAVVALIHGTVFIVLAVKFGKWSAGWNMGLVVSVLEEEDGKGGIYGTNALSLSYWYGRGHEKRDLLMMLMFSVFAIVTRMPCLYSTCSERSSGNGVLYTGIYVGLICVGNVVKWVACVVSYYDCRARVLEKKDDVEIGSKAKAFAT, encoded by the exons ATGAATGAGAAGCTAAGTGTCATGGAACTACTAAAACGAGCTGCTAAGTTACTACTCTTCAGTAACATCAGTCTCcctttcttcctcttcctctgctCTCTCCCACTGTTTTGTTTCTTGATCTTTTTCGAGCTCTCCCTCCAAACCACCGTCTCCCTCACTTACCAGTTCCTCTCCCAAGAACTCGAACTTGGCGGCTACTTCTATCTCCAAGATCATAAAGATTTGTCTGAGAATGATCTGGTTCCATGGCTGATTCAGACATCTCTGCTATACTTTTTCCCTTACGCCCTTCTCGACCTCTTAACCACCACCGTGATCGTTGCAGCGTCTTCCGTGTCTTACACGTCCGAGGATGAAGAACCGTTGGGGCTGCTTTGTTTGGTACAGAGATCTACCAAGATATGTCGGAAGAGATTATTAG GAGTGCTGTTCCACGCGGTGGTGGCTTTGATTCACGGTACTGTCTTCATAGTTCTGGCTGTCAAGTTCGGCAAGTGGAGCGCGGGATGGAACATGGGTTTGGTTGTTTCGGtcttagaagaagaagatggtaaAGGAGGCATCTATGGAACCAATGCTCTGTCTCTTTCGTATTGGTATGGAAGAGGACATGAGAAACGTGATCTGTTGATGATGTTGATGTTTTCGGTATTTGCTATTGTGACGAGGATGCCGTGTTTATACTCCACATGCAGTGAGAGGTCAAGCGGAAATGGAGTTTTGTACACTGGTATCTATGTGGGTTTGATTTGTGTTGGGAATGTTGTTAAATGGGTGGCTTGTGTTGTAAGCTACTATGATTGTAGAGCTAGGGTTTTGGAGAAGAAGGATGATGTGGAGATTGGATCAAAAGCTAAGGCTTTTGCTACCTAA
- the LOC108809132 gene encoding uncharacterized protein LOC108809132 isoform X1 gives MNEKLSVMELLKRAAKLLLFSNISLPFFLFLCSLPLFCFLIFFELSLQTTVSLTYQFLSQELELGGYFYLQDHKDLSENDLVPWLIQTSLLYFFPYALLDLLTTTVIVAASSVSYTSEDEEPLGLLCLVQRSTKICRKRLLGCLITSLYVLLLSTSVFFGFFSDSVNYLFVFSLSRDYKNFYYHTGVLFHAVVALIHGTVFIVLAVKFGKWSAGWNMGLVVSVLEEEDGKGGIYGTNALSLSYWYGRGHEKRDLLMMLMFSVFAIVTRMPCLYSTCSERSSGNGVLYTGIYVGLICVGNVVKWVACVVSYYDCRARVLEKKDDVEIGSKAKAFAT, from the coding sequence ATGAATGAGAAGCTAAGTGTCATGGAACTACTAAAACGAGCTGCTAAGTTACTACTCTTCAGTAACATCAGTCTCcctttcttcctcttcctctgctCTCTCCCACTGTTTTGTTTCTTGATCTTTTTCGAGCTCTCCCTCCAAACCACCGTCTCCCTCACTTACCAGTTCCTCTCCCAAGAACTCGAACTTGGCGGCTACTTCTATCTCCAAGATCATAAAGATTTGTCTGAGAATGATCTGGTTCCATGGCTGATTCAGACATCTCTGCTATACTTTTTCCCTTACGCCCTTCTCGACCTCTTAACCACCACCGTGATCGTTGCAGCGTCTTCCGTGTCTTACACGTCCGAGGATGAAGAACCGTTGGGGCTGCTTTGTTTGGTACAGAGATCTACCAAGATATGTCGGAAGAGATTATTAGGTTGTCTGATCACATCACTCTATGTCCTCCTCTTGTCAACCTCAGTGTTCTTTGGCTTCTTCTCAGATTCAGTCAACTACTTATTCGTTTTTTCTCTCTCACGTGATTACAAAAACTTCTACTACCATACAGGAGTGCTGTTCCACGCGGTGGTGGCTTTGATTCACGGTACTGTCTTCATAGTTCTGGCTGTCAAGTTCGGCAAGTGGAGCGCGGGATGGAACATGGGTTTGGTTGTTTCGGtcttagaagaagaagatggtaaAGGAGGCATCTATGGAACCAATGCTCTGTCTCTTTCGTATTGGTATGGAAGAGGACATGAGAAACGTGATCTGTTGATGATGTTGATGTTTTCGGTATTTGCTATTGTGACGAGGATGCCGTGTTTATACTCCACATGCAGTGAGAGGTCAAGCGGAAATGGAGTTTTGTACACTGGTATCTATGTGGGTTTGATTTGTGTTGGGAATGTTGTTAAATGGGTGGCTTGTGTTGTAAGCTACTATGATTGTAGAGCTAGGGTTTTGGAGAAGAAGGATGATGTGGAGATTGGATCAAAAGCTAAGGCTTTTGCTACCTAA
- the LOC108855274 gene encoding uncharacterized protein LOC108855274 yields MKIQENLEFIDVLKRAEKLLYSNINFILFLFLCSLPLFCFLIFFELSLQTTILVASEYFSQKVKFWGYYYNVPQDHALLKNLVSLLLQTFLFYLFPYSLLDLLTTTTIVSASSLVYRCEEEPLRLSQLVQRTIEICRNRIGGCLITSLYILLMSTSVFFGFFFAATNYLYIISLIGLGDHTYRYYISIEEDVVIDTTTPTPMLLTNGNVFEDLNPSRILFGSVMAMFHGAIFIVLLAKFSKWSAGWNMGLVVSVLEEEEEDGQGIYGTDALALSSYYGRGHEKPGLWVMLVFLLFVLAMRIPCLCLKCSESSSGNGVLYTSFYVGLICVGNVIKWVASVVLYHDCRTRVLEKKGDVEIGSKAKAFAT; encoded by the coding sequence ATGAAGATTCAGGAGAATCTTGAATTTATTGATGTACTCAAACGAGCAGAAAAGCTACTCTACAGTAACATAAACttcatcctcttcctcttcctttgCTCCCTCCctctcttttgtttcttgattttcttcGAGCTCTCCCTCCAAACCACTATCTTAGTCGCTTCTGAATACTTCTCTCAAAAAGTCAAGTTTTGGGGTTACTACTACAACGTTCCTCAAGACCATGCCTTGTTGAAGAACCTGGTCTCGTTGCTTCTCCAGACATTTCTCTTCTACTTGTTCCCTTACAGCCTTTTAGACCTCCTCACCACCACTACCATAGTCTCCGCATCTTCACTTGTCTACAGGTGCGAAGAGGAACCGTTAAGGCTCAGTCAGTTGGTTCAGAGAACCATAGAGATATGTCGGAACAGAATAGGAGGTTGTCTGATCACATCTCTCTATATCCTCCTCATGTCAACCTCTGTTTTCTTCGGTTTCTTCTTTGCAGCAACGAactatttgtacataatatctCTGATCGGACTTGGTGACCACACATACCGCTATTACATTAGTATTGAAGAAGATGTTGTCATCGATACCACCACACCAACCCCCATGCTTTTAACAAATGGTAACGTCTTCGAAGATCTAAATCCAAGTAGGATCTTGTTCGGCTCGGTGATGGCTATGTTTCACGGTGCTATCTTCATAGTCTTGCTGGCTAAGTTCAGCAAGTGGAGTGCAGGGTGGAACATGGGTTTGGTTGTTTCCGtgttagaagaagaagaagaagacggtcAAGGCATCTACGGAACAGATGCTTTGGCTCTGTCTTCTTACTATGGAAGAGGACACGAGAAGCCTGGCCTCTGGGTGATGCTTGTGTTCTTGTTATTCGTTCTTGCGATGAGGATACCGTGTTTATGCCTCAAATGCAGTGAGAGTTCGAGTGGGAATGGAGTCTTGTACACTAGTTTCTACGTCGGTTTGATTTGTGTTGGGAATGTAATCAAATGGGTGGCGAGTGTAGTGTTATACCATGATTGCAGAACTAGGGTTTTGGAGAAAAAAGGTGATGTGGAGATTGGATCAAAAGCTAAGGCTTTTGCTACCTAA
- the LOC108810847 gene encoding serine/arginine-rich splicing factor RSZ21 isoform X1 yields the protein MTRVYVGNLDPRVTERELEDEFRIFGVLRNVWVARRPPGYAFLEFDDERDALDAIRALDGKNGWRVELSHKDKGGRGGGGGRRGGIEDSKCYECGEPGHFARECRRGGRGGYGRRRSPSPRRRRSPDYAYGRRSISPRGRRSPPPRRRSVSPPPPRRRSYSRSPPPYRGSRRDSPRRRDSPYGRRSPYANGV from the exons ATGACAAGAGTTTACGTCGGGAATCTCGACCCTCGGGTCACCGAAAGGGAACTTGAAGATGAATTCAGAATCTTTGGCGTCCTTCGCAA TGTTTGGGTAGCTCGAAGGCCACCAGGCTACGCTTTCCTCGAGTTCGATGATGAAAGAGATGCTTTGGATGCTATCAGAGCTTTGGATG GGAAGAATGGATGGCGTGTGGAGCTTTCTCACAAAGATAAGGGAGGtcgtggaggtggtggtggtcgtCGTGGTGGTATTGAGGACTCCAAGTGCTATGAGTGTGGAGAGCCTGGTCATTTTGCGAGGGAGTGTCGCCGTGGTGGTCGAGGAGGCTATGGGAGGCGTAGAAGCCCTAGCCCTCGCCGTCGTAGGAGTCCTGATTATGCATATGGACGCAG GAGCATCAGCCCTCGTGGAAGAAGGTCTCCTCCTCCAAGGCGTCGCAGTGTGAGTCCACCTCCACCTCGCCGCCGGAGCTACAGCAGATCCCCACCACCGTATCGTGGCTCAAGACGTGACTCTCCTCGCCGCAGAGACTCTCCCTATGGCCGACGTTCACCATATGCCAATGG GGTGTGA
- the LOC108810847 gene encoding serine/arginine-rich splicing factor RSZ21 isoform X2 produces MTRVYVGNLDPRVTERELEDEFRIFGVLRNVWVARRPPGYAFLEFDDERDALDAIRALDGKNGWRVELSHKDKGGRGGGGGRRGGIEDSKCYECGEPGHFARECRRGGRGGYGRRRSPSPRRRRSPDYAYGRRSISPRGRRSPPPRRRSVSPPPPRRRSYSRSPPPYRGSRRDSPRRRDSPYGRRSPYANG; encoded by the exons ATGACAAGAGTTTACGTCGGGAATCTCGACCCTCGGGTCACCGAAAGGGAACTTGAAGATGAATTCAGAATCTTTGGCGTCCTTCGCAA TGTTTGGGTAGCTCGAAGGCCACCAGGCTACGCTTTCCTCGAGTTCGATGATGAAAGAGATGCTTTGGATGCTATCAGAGCTTTGGATG GGAAGAATGGATGGCGTGTGGAGCTTTCTCACAAAGATAAGGGAGGtcgtggaggtggtggtggtcgtCGTGGTGGTATTGAGGACTCCAAGTGCTATGAGTGTGGAGAGCCTGGTCATTTTGCGAGGGAGTGTCGCCGTGGTGGTCGAGGAGGCTATGGGAGGCGTAGAAGCCCTAGCCCTCGCCGTCGTAGGAGTCCTGATTATGCATATGGACGCAG GAGCATCAGCCCTCGTGGAAGAAGGTCTCCTCCTCCAAGGCGTCGCAGTGTGAGTCCACCTCCACCTCGCCGCCGGAGCTACAGCAGATCCCCACCACCGTATCGTGGCTCAAGACGTGACTCTCCTCGCCGCAGAGACTCTCCCTATGGCCGACGTTCACCATATGCCAATGGGTAA
- the LOC108807661 gene encoding uncharacterized protein LOC108807661: protein MKRDFLLLGIIILLLSVSVASAPSSASPAKIVSGFISNHGTSLMKWLWSLKTTSKKTAVSTKSMVKFENGYSVETVLDGSKLGIDPYSLHVLPNGELLILDSENSNVYKISSSLSLYSRPRLVTGSPEGYPGHVDGRLRDARLNNPKGLTVDDRGNIYVADTVNNAIRKISEAGVTTIAGGKVVRGGGGHVDGPSEDAKFSNDFDVVYVGSSCSLLVVDRGNRAIREIQLHFDDCAYQYGSGFPLGIAVLIAAGFFGYMLALLQRRLGSIFSHHTDQEIYKAVPDQKPLKPVRPSLISTGDEQEQQEESFLVPLRVFMSNAWLFVAELLSGMFPGLKKKKTVSFSFSDQETNHSAYSTAPWPVQESFVIHNNDEPPPPIESRNITPKKTYPFMSKDAESTQQLRQSRALFRSLDPEFREEQQQQQKRKQQQHHRRHHSTIPHTHYERISEKTNEIVFGPVQEQDQRRVAAAGTDQMNSHQNLHYRADQSVIYPYGYYSYT, encoded by the exons ATGAAAAGGGACTTTCTGCTTCTGGGTATCATCATTCTCCTCCTCTCCGTTTCTGTAGCTTCAGCTCCTTCATCAGCATCACCAGCAA AGATTGTTAGTGGGTTCATCTCAAATCACGGAACTTCCCTCATGAAATGGCTATGGTCTCTCAAAACCACCTCTAAGAAAACAG cGGTTTCTACGAAGTCGATGGTGAAATTCGAAAACGGGTATTCAGTGGAGACGGTTCTAGACGGAAGCAAACTCGGTATCGATCCTTACTCTCTCCACGTCTTGCCTAACGGCGAGCTGCTTATCCTCGATTCCGAGAATAGCAACGTTTACAAgatctcatcttctctttccCTTT ATAGCAGACCAAGGCTTGTTACTGGCTCACCTGAAGGATATCCTGGTCATGTGGACGGTAGGTTACGAGACGCGAGGTTGAATAATCCAAAGGGGCTTACTGTGGATGACAGAGGAAATATCTATGTTGCAGATACTGTGAATAATGCTATCAGGAAGATCAGTGAAGCAg GAGTCACAACCATTGCTGGAGGGAAAGTGGTTCGTGGGGGAGGAGGTCATGTGGATGGTCCGAGTGAAGATGCAAAGTTTTCAAATGATTTCGATGTTGTGTACGTTGGAAGCAGCTGTTCTTTGCTAGTCGTTGACCGTGGAAACCGAGCCATCAGAGAGATTCAACTCCATTTTGATGACTGTGCTTATCAGTATGGAAGTGGCTTTCCTCTTG GGATTGCAGTTCTTATAGCGGCAGGTTTCTTTGGTTACATGCTGGCTCTGTTGCAACGTAGGCTCGGTTCTATCTTTTCGCATCACACT GATCAAGAGATATACAAAGCCGTTCCTGATCAAAAGCCTTTGAAACCAGTCAGACCATCTCTGATTTCAACCGGAGATGAGCAAGAGCAGCAAGAAGAAAGCTTCCTCGTGCCGTTACGAGTATTCATGTCGAATGCTTGGTTGTTTGTAGCGGAGCTGTTAAGTGGAATGTTTCCTGGtctcaaaaagaagaagacagtcagcttcagcttcagtgaccAAGAAACAAATCATTCTGCTTACAGCACAGCTCCATGGCCAGTTCAAGAGAGCTTTGTGATACACAACAACGACGAACCACCACCTCCCATCGAGAGCAGAAACATCACTCCCAAAAAGACTTACCCTTTCATGTCTAAAGACGCGGAGAGTACGCAACAGCTTCGTCAGAGCCGTGCCTTGTTCAGAAGCTTGGACCCTGAATTCCGAGAGGAACAGCAGCAGCAACAGAAACGtaagcagcagcagcatcacCGTAGGCATCACTCAACGATCCCACACACTCATTATGAGCGGATCAGTGAGAAGACTAATGAGATTGTGTTTGGACCGGTCCAGGAGCAAGACCAGAGGCGTGTGGCAGCAGCAGGCACTGATCAGATGAATAGTCACCAGAATCTTCATTACAGAGCAGACCAATCTGTGATTTACCCATATGGTTACTATTCCTATACATGA
- the LOC108807671 gene encoding uncharacterized protein LOC108807671 isoform X1 has protein sequence MAWSFSSLFLFSFFVFSLVEGKHVLEDGYEVTTVVDGHKSGLNPHTVHALPGSSNMIVLDSSGSTFYTTSFPMSVDSVINRFAGDGSIGYLDGKAGNSRFSKPRGFAVDAKGNVYVADKNNKVIRKISSSGYVTTIAGGISNEFGHRDGPAQNATFSSDFDISFVPQRCCLLVSDHGNEMIRQINLKEEDCLQSSHSNLGTYSLWSIGIALSCFLGVAIGFASRPYIIRHEEVSHHSFIATWKLLLIKLGEQVRTFFSYTRSLVAGSTLSSLLSRLVMMIVSHLSLMYSAISRLVCSMVSPLFFMCQPSSVAVLDKTVSSPDPVTTSQSQPQLSLKPSDDLVDLITFDDAEEHNDQETVTATSFVNVVLK, from the exons ATGGCTTGGTCGTTTTCCTCCCTGTTCCTCTTCTCgttctttgttttcagtttAG TCGAGGGTAAGCATGTTTTGGAAGACGGGTACGAGGTTACTACAGTGGTCGACGGTCACAAATCTGGTCTTAATCCACACACGGTTCATGCTCTACCGGGATCTTCTAATATGATCGTCCTTGATTCGTCTGGAAGCACGTTCTACACTACTTCTTTTCCTATGTCCGTTG aTAGTGTGATAAACCGGTTTGCTGGGGATGGTAGTATCGGTTATTTAGATGGTAAAGCTGGTAATAGCCGGTTCAGCAAGCCGCGTGGTTTCGCTGTGGATGCTAAAGGGAATGTCTATGTTGCTGATAAGAACAATAAAGTTATACGCAAGATCAGCTCTTCAG GTTATGTAACCACCATTGCTGGTGGAATCTCAAATGAGTTTGGACATAGAGACGGACCAGCACAGAACGCAACTTTCTCTAGTGATTTCGATATATCTTTTGTTCCTCAAAGATGTTGTTTGCTTGTTTCTGATCATGGAAACGAAATGATCCGCCAGATTAATCTAAAAGAGGAGGATTGCCTCCAAAGCTCTCATTCTA aTTTGGGGACATACTCTCTTTGGTCAATAGGAATTGCCCTTTCATGCTTTCTCGGTGTAGCCATTGGATTCGCTTCTCGCCCTTACATCATTCGTCAT GAAGAAGTGAGCCACCACTCGTTCATCGCGACATGGAAGCTTCTCCTAATCAAATTGGGGGAACAAGTTCGGACCTTCTTCTCCTACACTAGAAGCCTAGTTGCTGGATCAACACTTTCTTCTCTACTAAGCAGACTAGTTATGATGATCGTTTCTCACCTTTCCCTCATGTATTCCGCAATAAGTAGATTAGTATGTTCCATGGTATCTCCTCTTTTCTTCATGTGTCAGCCCAGCAGTGTAGCTGTTTTAGACAAGACGGTCTCTTCGCCTGATCCCGTAACCACGAGTCAATCACAGCCGCAGCTTTCTCTGAAACCCTCTGATGATCTTGTGGACCTGATTACGTTTGATGATGCCGAAGAGCACAATGATCAGGAAACTGTCACTGCTACATCTTTTGTAAATGTTGTGTTAAAGTAG
- the LOC108807671 gene encoding uncharacterized protein LOC108807671 isoform X2 — translation MAWSFSSLFLFSFFVFSLVEGKHVLEDGYEVTTVVDGHKSGLNPHTVHALPGSSNMIVLDSSGSTFYTTSFPMSVDSVINRFAGDGSIGYLDGKAGNSRFSKPRGFAVDAKGNVYVADKNNKVIRKISSSGYVTTIAGGISNEFGHRDGPAQNATFSSDFDISFVPQRCCLLVSDHGNEMIRQINLKEEDCLQSSHSNLGTYSLWSIGIALSCFLGVAIGFASRPYIIRHTGRSEPPLVHRDMEASPNQIGGTSSDLLLLH, via the exons ATGGCTTGGTCGTTTTCCTCCCTGTTCCTCTTCTCgttctttgttttcagtttAG TCGAGGGTAAGCATGTTTTGGAAGACGGGTACGAGGTTACTACAGTGGTCGACGGTCACAAATCTGGTCTTAATCCACACACGGTTCATGCTCTACCGGGATCTTCTAATATGATCGTCCTTGATTCGTCTGGAAGCACGTTCTACACTACTTCTTTTCCTATGTCCGTTG aTAGTGTGATAAACCGGTTTGCTGGGGATGGTAGTATCGGTTATTTAGATGGTAAAGCTGGTAATAGCCGGTTCAGCAAGCCGCGTGGTTTCGCTGTGGATGCTAAAGGGAATGTCTATGTTGCTGATAAGAACAATAAAGTTATACGCAAGATCAGCTCTTCAG GTTATGTAACCACCATTGCTGGTGGAATCTCAAATGAGTTTGGACATAGAGACGGACCAGCACAGAACGCAACTTTCTCTAGTGATTTCGATATATCTTTTGTTCCTCAAAGATGTTGTTTGCTTGTTTCTGATCATGGAAACGAAATGATCCGCCAGATTAATCTAAAAGAGGAGGATTGCCTCCAAAGCTCTCATTCTA aTTTGGGGACATACTCTCTTTGGTCAATAGGAATTGCCCTTTCATGCTTTCTCGGTGTAGCCATTGGATTCGCTTCTCGCCCTTACATCATTCGTCAT ACAGGAAGAAGTGAGCCACCACTCGTTCATCGCGACATGGAAGCTTCTCCTAATCAAATTGGGGGAACAAGTTCGGACCTTCTTCTCCTACACTAG